One Corallincola holothuriorum DNA segment encodes these proteins:
- the mnmE gene encoding tRNA uridine-5-carboxymethylaminomethyl(34) synthesis GTPase MnmE, protein MPSHIDTIVAQATPPGRGGVSIIRVSGPDAELVAETVLGKVPAPRVAEYLPFKDHKAQILDQGIALLFKAPNSFTGENVLELQGHGGPVVVDMLLKAICRIPGIRIANPGEFSERAFLNDKLDLTQAEAIADLIEANSEAAAKSALHSLQGVFSQQVHALVEQLTHLRIYVEAAIDFPDEEVDFLSDGKISGDLSAIEQQLAEVQSQAKQGSLIREGMRVVLAGKPNAGKSSLLNALAGKEAAIVTEIAGTTRDVLREHIHIDGMPLHIIDTAGLRESPDKVEQIGIARAWEEINQADRVLFLVDASETKETDPHKIWPELVDKLPNDVPLTLVRNKLDVADIQAKPTAEGRYPIIQISAKTGSGIDELKVHLKAIMGYQGQGGEGQFTARRRHTEALKQAEQHLIQGREQLDIYCAGELLAEELRLAQQALAEITGEFSSDDLLGKIFSSFCIGK, encoded by the coding sequence ATGCCTAGTCATATAGATACAATTGTCGCCCAAGCCACCCCTCCAGGCCGTGGTGGCGTTTCTATCATTCGTGTTTCCGGTCCCGACGCAGAGCTGGTCGCTGAAACCGTTTTAGGAAAAGTGCCAGCGCCTCGTGTCGCCGAGTACCTCCCCTTTAAAGATCACAAAGCACAAATATTGGATCAGGGCATAGCCCTACTGTTCAAAGCCCCGAACTCCTTTACCGGTGAAAACGTACTCGAGCTGCAAGGCCATGGTGGGCCCGTGGTTGTCGATATGCTATTGAAAGCGATCTGTCGCATTCCCGGTATACGCATCGCCAATCCAGGGGAGTTTAGCGAACGTGCTTTTCTAAATGACAAATTGGATCTGACACAGGCAGAGGCGATCGCTGACTTAATAGAAGCAAACAGTGAAGCCGCGGCCAAAAGTGCCCTGCACTCACTGCAAGGTGTATTTTCCCAGCAGGTACACGCGTTAGTAGAACAACTCACCCACCTACGGATCTACGTTGAAGCAGCTATCGACTTTCCCGATGAAGAGGTCGACTTTCTCTCTGACGGCAAGATCAGCGGCGACCTCAGCGCCATCGAGCAGCAACTCGCGGAAGTACAATCACAAGCCAAACAAGGCAGCTTGATCCGTGAAGGAATGCGCGTGGTACTGGCGGGCAAACCAAATGCCGGCAAATCAAGCTTACTCAACGCATTAGCAGGCAAAGAAGCTGCTATCGTCACAGAGATAGCAGGCACCACCCGAGACGTATTGCGAGAGCATATCCATATCGACGGGATGCCACTACACATCATCGACACAGCAGGCCTTAGAGAGAGCCCAGACAAAGTCGAACAGATAGGTATTGCACGCGCCTGGGAAGAGATAAACCAAGCAGACAGAGTCCTGTTTCTGGTTGACGCCAGCGAAACCAAAGAGACTGATCCCCATAAGATCTGGCCAGAGTTAGTCGACAAACTACCAAACGATGTACCACTCACTCTGGTACGCAATAAATTGGATGTTGCAGATATCCAAGCTAAGCCGACCGCAGAAGGTCGCTATCCAATAATCCAAATATCCGCGAAAACGGGCAGCGGTATTGATGAACTAAAAGTCCATCTAAAAGCGATTATGGGCTATCAAGGACAAGGGGGCGAAGGTCAATTTACCGCCCGACGTCGGCACACAGAGGCTCTCAAACAAGCTGAACAGCACCTGATCCAAGGTCGAGAGCAGTTAGATATCTATTGTGCCGGTGAGCTGTTAGCTGAAGAGTTACGGCTGGCACAGCAAGCATTAGCAGAGATCACCGGTGAATTTAGTTCAGATGATCTGCTTGGAAAGATCTTTTCTTCCTTTTGTATAGGTAAATAA
- the mioC gene encoding FMN-binding protein MioC: MSNTVQLLVGSMLGATEYVADHAADLLQQAGYSTEIVIDFNQWRPRDDESQRWLICTSTHGAGDLPDNIQPLAEYLLMHRPNLASVKYGVIGLGDSSYDTFCEGSKTLDTVLEDLGAYKVAERLEIDVQETPIPEDAAEAWLPQFIEKIA; this comes from the coding sequence ATGAGCAATACAGTTCAACTCTTGGTGGGCTCCATGCTAGGAGCGACCGAATATGTCGCAGACCACGCCGCAGACCTGTTGCAACAAGCAGGCTACAGCACAGAAATAGTGATCGACTTTAATCAATGGCGACCAAGAGATGATGAAAGCCAGCGTTGGCTCATCTGCACATCGACCCATGGCGCTGGCGATCTTCCAGATAATATTCAGCCACTGGCCGAATATCTGCTGATGCATCGTCCTAATCTCGCCAGTGTAAAATATGGCGTTATCGGTTTAGGTGACTCCAGCTATGACACTTTTTGCGAAGGCAGTAAGACCCTAGATACCGTTCTTGAGGATTTAGGCGCCTATAAAGTTGCCGAACGACTAGAGATTGATGTCCAAGAAACACCGATCCCCGAAGATGCAGCCGAGGCCTGGTTGCCACAATTTATTGAAAAGATCGCTTAA
- the mnmG gene encoding tRNA uridine-5-carboxymethylaminomethyl(34) synthesis enzyme MnmG, whose protein sequence is MLFDEKFDVIVVGGGHAGTEAAMASARTGANTLLLTHNIDTLGQMSCNPAIGGIGKGHLVKEIDALGGLMATAIDHGGIQFRTLNASKGPAVRATRAQADRQLYRSFVRHALENQPNLKVFQQSCDDLLVENDRVTGVVTKMGLTFKADAVVLTVGTFLGGQIHIGMENYSGGRAGDPPSIALAQRMRELPFRVGRLKTGTPPRIDARSIDFSVMEPQPGDAPTPTFSFMGKASQHPQQIACYITHTNTQTHEIIKGGLDRSPMYAGVIEGVGPRYCPSIEDKVMRFADKQSHQIFVEPEGLTTHEVYPNGISTSLPFDVQLNLVHSIVGFENAHITRPGYAIEYDFFDPRDLKATLETKFIQGLFFAGQINGTTGYEEAGAQGLIAGVNASRLANELEQWTPRRDQAYMGVLVDDLATLGTQEPYRMFTSRAEYRLLLREDNADLRLTPIGRELGLVDDLRWQTFNEKLEAIEQEKQRLKETWVQANSVAASQLNPKLKTPLARETNLESLLRRPEVTYQMLSDLEGIGAGLEHQQAAEQVEIQTKYAGYIERQKDEIAKLQRNENTLLPLDIDYANVPGLSNEVIAKLNNSKPETIGKASRISGITPAAISILLVHLKKLGLLKKSA, encoded by the coding sequence ATGTTGTTCGATGAAAAGTTTGATGTGATCGTTGTTGGTGGTGGCCATGCTGGCACTGAAGCAGCAATGGCATCAGCGCGAACAGGTGCGAACACACTTTTACTCACCCACAACATAGATACTTTAGGACAGATGTCCTGTAATCCCGCTATTGGTGGCATAGGTAAAGGCCATTTAGTGAAAGAGATTGATGCTCTGGGTGGTCTGATGGCCACAGCCATCGATCATGGCGGGATCCAATTCAGAACGCTCAATGCCAGTAAAGGGCCAGCGGTAAGAGCGACACGAGCACAGGCTGATCGTCAGTTGTATCGTTCCTTCGTGCGTCACGCATTAGAAAACCAGCCCAATCTGAAAGTTTTCCAGCAGTCCTGCGATGATCTTTTAGTTGAGAACGATCGGGTTACCGGTGTGGTAACTAAAATGGGGCTGACGTTCAAAGCTGATGCGGTGGTGCTGACGGTAGGTACCTTTCTTGGTGGTCAGATCCATATCGGCATGGAGAACTACAGTGGTGGACGCGCAGGTGATCCACCATCGATCGCATTAGCACAACGAATGCGAGAATTGCCGTTTCGGGTTGGTCGTTTAAAAACCGGCACCCCACCCCGTATTGACGCTCGTAGCATTGATTTTTCTGTGATGGAGCCACAACCCGGTGATGCGCCAACACCGACCTTTTCTTTCATGGGAAAAGCATCGCAGCATCCCCAGCAGATCGCCTGTTATATCACCCATACCAATACACAAACCCATGAAATCATTAAAGGCGGGTTAGATCGATCACCCATGTATGCCGGAGTGATCGAGGGTGTGGGGCCAAGATATTGTCCATCAATTGAAGACAAGGTGATGCGCTTTGCGGATAAACAATCCCATCAGATATTCGTTGAGCCTGAAGGGCTAACTACCCATGAGGTTTATCCGAACGGTATCTCGACTAGTTTGCCATTTGATGTCCAGTTAAACTTAGTGCACTCGATTGTTGGCTTTGAAAACGCCCATATCACTCGACCTGGTTACGCCATCGAATATGATTTCTTTGATCCTCGGGATCTTAAAGCCACGCTGGAAACCAAGTTTATCCAAGGGCTATTTTTTGCTGGTCAAATCAACGGTACAACCGGTTATGAAGAAGCGGGCGCACAGGGATTAATTGCCGGTGTTAACGCTTCGCGCTTGGCTAATGAACTTGAGCAGTGGACGCCGCGTCGAGATCAGGCATATATGGGCGTATTGGTTGATGATCTTGCCACTTTGGGAACGCAAGAGCCTTATCGCATGTTTACCAGCCGTGCGGAATATCGTTTGTTGTTGCGCGAAGATAACGCTGATCTGCGTTTAACGCCGATCGGGCGAGAACTAGGCTTAGTGGATGATCTCCGTTGGCAGACGTTTAATGAAAAACTCGAAGCTATTGAGCAAGAAAAACAGCGTCTAAAAGAGACTTGGGTACAGGCTAATTCCGTTGCAGCTAGCCAGCTCAATCCAAAGCTGAAAACACCATTGGCGCGGGAAACTAACTTGGAAAGCTTGCTACGCCGACCTGAAGTGACTTATCAGATGCTTTCAGATCTCGAAGGTATCGGGGCTGGATTGGAGCATCAACAAGCGGCAGAACAAGTAGAGATCCAAACGAAGTACGCTGGTTATATTGAGCGGCAGAAAGATGAAATAGCCAAACTGCAACGTAATGAAAATACTCTGCTACCGTTAGATATTGATTACGCCAATGTCCCCGGGCTTTCTAACGAAGTGATCGCCAAATTGAACAACAGTAAGCCAGAAACGATCGGTAAAGCCTCCCGTATATCAGGGATCACACCGGCTGCTATCTCGATCTTACTGGTGCATTTGAAGAAGCTTGGTTTATTGAAAAAGAGTGCTTGA
- the rsmG gene encoding 16S rRNA (guanine(527)-N(7))-methyltransferase RsmG: protein MEQFKTQLITQANSLGLSLTDEQSDKLLGFLALLNKWNKAYNLTSVRDPQEMLVRHILDSLVVLPHMDGLKRVIDVGTGPGLPGIPLAIMMPETQFFLLDSLGKRIRFQKQVCHELGLTNVTSIQSRVEKFQPDHPFDAVISRAFASIGDMLSWCSHLGCYFLAMKGTYPEQELAQLPADFTVKAVHPLQVPELDEARHLVEIIRNQ, encoded by the coding sequence ATGGAACAGTTTAAAACCCAACTGATAACCCAAGCGAACAGCTTAGGTTTGTCGCTGACGGATGAGCAGAGTGACAAACTGTTAGGTTTTTTGGCGCTACTGAACAAGTGGAACAAAGCGTATAACCTCACCTCTGTGCGTGATCCGCAAGAGATGTTAGTACGTCATATTCTAGACAGTTTGGTGGTCTTACCCCATATGGACGGACTCAAACGGGTCATCGATGTGGGGACGGGTCCGGGGTTACCTGGGATCCCATTGGCAATTATGATGCCCGAGACTCAATTCTTTCTGCTTGATAGTCTGGGTAAGCGCATTCGCTTTCAGAAGCAGGTTTGTCATGAGTTAGGACTCACTAATGTCACTTCTATACAAAGTAGAGTTGAAAAATTCCAGCCGGATCACCCATTTGATGCTGTGATCAGTCGCGCCTTTGCGTCGATAGGTGATATGCTCAGTTGGTGTAGCCATTTGGGCTGTTATTTTCTAGCCATGAAAGGCACTTATCCTGAACAGGAACTTGCACAACTGCCTGCCGACTTTACAGTCAAAGCAGTACATCCGTTACAAGTACCTGAGCTGGATGAAGCTCGTCACTTGGTAGAGATCATACGCAACCAATAA
- a CDS encoding ParA family protein — translation MGKVISVANQKGGVGKTTTAVNLAASLAATKRKVLLIDLDPQGNATMGSGVDKYEVPKSAYELLIDEEPFNDVVVTETTGGYDLIAANADVTAAEIKLMEVFSRETRLRNALHPVRDSYDFIFIDCPPSLNLLTVNAMAASDSVLVPMQCEYFALEGLTALVDTVSKISAAVNPGLHVEGILRTMYDPRNRLSCDVSEQLKQHFGDKVYRTVIPRNIRLAEAPSFGTPSMYYDKNSTGAKSYLALAGEILRRAELSGANSESA, via the coding sequence GTGGGTAAAGTCATTTCAGTAGCAAACCAGAAAGGTGGTGTCGGTAAGACAACCACAGCTGTCAACCTGGCCGCGTCGCTGGCCGCCACCAAACGCAAAGTGCTGTTGATCGATCTCGATCCACAGGGTAATGCGACCATGGGTAGCGGTGTCGACAAATATGAAGTGCCGAAAAGCGCTTATGAGCTATTGATTGATGAAGAGCCGTTTAATGACGTGGTGGTCACGGAAACAACCGGTGGTTATGACCTGATCGCTGCTAATGCCGATGTCACGGCGGCCGAAATTAAGTTGATGGAAGTTTTCTCGCGGGAAACGCGCCTGCGTAATGCATTGCATCCAGTGCGAGATAGTTACGATTTCATTTTTATCGATTGCCCACCCTCGTTGAACTTATTGACGGTCAACGCGATGGCGGCATCTGACTCTGTACTGGTACCAATGCAGTGTGAGTACTTTGCTCTGGAAGGATTGACCGCATTGGTTGATACCGTGAGTAAAATATCAGCGGCAGTGAATCCTGGGCTACATGTCGAAGGTATACTTCGCACCATGTACGATCCTAGAAATCGCCTCTCCTGTGATGTATCAGAGCAGCTGAAACAGCACTTTGGTGACAAAGTTTACCGTACTGTTATTCCTCGAAATATCCGCTTAGCTGAAGCGCCTAGTTTTGGTACACCAAGTATGTACTACGATAAAAACTCGACTGGCGCTAAATCATACTTAGCACTTGCAGGTGAGATCCTGCGTCGTGCCGAGCTCAGTGGTGCTAATTCAGAATCAGCCTAA
- a CDS encoding ParB/RepB/Spo0J family partition protein, whose amino-acid sequence MSTPKRRGLGRGLDALLSTSQAARDRVDAQADGEAQSAAAIPKGEMQKLPIEQLTPGKYQPRKDMSPEALEELAHSIEAQGIIQPIVVRKVASGKYEIIAGERRWRASQLAGLDIVPCMVKDVPDEAAVAIALIENIQREDLNAMEEAIALKRLMTEFQLTHQETADAVGKSRTTVTNLLRLNNLNDDVKVMLERGDIEMGHARALLTLEGEQQSEAARIVVGKGMTVREAERLVRKIMDPPEAKPEPTIDPNITQLQTDLAERLGANVMINHTSKGKGKLVISYTNLDELDGILEHIK is encoded by the coding sequence ATGTCGACACCTAAACGTAGAGGCTTGGGCCGCGGATTAGATGCCCTGCTAAGTACCAGCCAGGCAGCTCGAGATAGAGTGGATGCTCAGGCTGATGGCGAAGCGCAGTCCGCAGCGGCCATTCCGAAGGGAGAGATGCAAAAACTCCCGATTGAACAACTCACGCCTGGCAAATATCAACCTCGTAAAGATATGTCACCGGAAGCGCTGGAAGAGTTGGCGCATTCTATTGAAGCACAGGGCATTATCCAGCCGATTGTGGTGCGCAAAGTTGCCAGTGGTAAATATGAGATTATTGCCGGTGAGCGGCGTTGGCGTGCTTCTCAATTAGCCGGGTTAGATATTGTTCCCTGCATGGTTAAAGATGTGCCCGATGAAGCTGCTGTGGCTATTGCGTTGATTGAAAATATTCAGCGTGAAGATCTTAATGCGATGGAAGAAGCTATCGCATTAAAACGCTTAATGACTGAATTTCAGCTTACTCATCAGGAAACCGCTGATGCCGTAGGTAAATCTCGCACTACTGTGACCAATTTATTACGCTTAAATAACCTGAATGATGACGTTAAGGTTATGCTAGAGCGTGGCGACATTGAGATGGGGCATGCCCGTGCTCTGTTGACGCTTGAAGGTGAGCAACAATCTGAAGCTGCTCGCATCGTGGTGGGTAAAGGCATGACCGTTAGGGAAGCTGAGCGCTTGGTGCGGAAGATTATGGATCCGCCTGAAGCGAAGCCAGAACCTACCATTGATCCAAATATCACCCAGTTACAAACTGATTTGGCAGAGCGCTTAGGAGCCAATGTAATGATCAATCATACTTCTAAAGGCAAAGGTAAGTTGGTCATTAGTTATACTAATCTGGATGAGCTTGATGGGATTCTTGAGCACATTAAGTAA
- a CDS encoding ATP synthase subunit I, translating to MIPLISQTRRVAIKQVQILLFLSVATGLSWTIVADYIDGIAAFCGGLSVSVGQLVFIWSALRFNGARQAGLIKSGFKQGLHLKWSATLIFAALALAKFKLPPLPFLTTFCVMVLVSASIPVMFSKK from the coding sequence GTGATCCCATTAATTTCGCAAACTAGGCGTGTAGCGATAAAACAGGTGCAGATTCTGCTGTTTTTGTCTGTTGCTACCGGTTTATCATGGACTATAGTTGCAGACTACATTGATGGTATCGCCGCATTTTGTGGTGGTCTTTCCGTGTCGGTAGGACAGTTAGTTTTTATCTGGTCGGCACTAAGATTTAATGGAGCCAGACAGGCTGGACTGATAAAGTCAGGTTTCAAGCAGGGGTTACATTTAAAATGGAGCGCGACACTTATCTTTGCTGCTTTAGCGTTAGCGAAGTTCAAGTTACCTCCGCTGCCCTTTTTAACAACTTTTTGTGTAATGGTATTGGTCAGTGCATCGATACCGGTTATGTTTTCAAAAAAATAA
- the atpB gene encoding F0F1 ATP synthase subunit A, with protein sequence MAASGEPLTSTEYIQHHLTNLQVCSTEHGLQWGHHCSEAGFWVLNADSLFWSISLGVFFLWLFRRVGKKATTGVPGKLQCFVEMLVEFVDGSVRDTFHGKNKLIAPLALTIFVWVFLMNLMDLIPVDLIPYAAQVSGVPYQKIVSTTDLNLTFALALGVFALMLFYSVKVKGPIGFLKELTLHPFNSSNVFIQALFVPVNFLLESITLLAKPVSLGLRLFGNMYAGELIFILIAILYSAGAVLGTLGGVLQIGWAIFHILVITLQAFIFMVLTIVYLSMAHEDH encoded by the coding sequence ATGGCTGCCTCAGGTGAACCTTTAACTTCGACCGAGTACATCCAGCACCACCTCACCAACCTTCAGGTTTGCTCGACCGAGCATGGCCTGCAGTGGGGACACCACTGCAGTGAGGCTGGTTTCTGGGTGTTGAATGCAGACTCACTTTTTTGGTCGATCTCTCTCGGTGTATTCTTTCTATGGTTATTCCGCCGAGTGGGTAAAAAAGCTACAACCGGGGTGCCCGGTAAACTTCAATGTTTTGTTGAGATGCTTGTCGAGTTTGTTGATGGCAGTGTTCGCGATACCTTTCATGGAAAAAATAAGTTAATTGCGCCATTGGCTTTAACTATTTTTGTTTGGGTATTTTTGATGAACCTGATGGATCTTATCCCGGTTGATTTGATTCCCTATGCGGCTCAAGTAAGCGGCGTTCCATATCAAAAAATAGTATCGACTACAGACCTTAATTTAACATTTGCCCTAGCTCTTGGCGTTTTTGCTTTGATGCTGTTCTATAGCGTTAAAGTGAAAGGCCCTATCGGTTTCCTGAAAGAACTAACCTTACACCCTTTTAATAGCAGCAATGTATTCATTCAGGCGCTATTTGTACCGGTTAACTTCCTTCTTGAAAGTATCACCCTACTGGCTAAGCCAGTATCACTCGGCTTGCGTCTGTTTGGTAACATGTATGCAGGCGAGTTGATTTTTATTTTGATAGCCATTTTATACAGCGCCGGCGCCGTTCTCGGTACGCTTGGTGGTGTGTTGCAAATCGGGTGGGCTATCTTCCACATATTGGTCATCACGCTGCAAGCGTTCATATTCATGGTGTTAACCATTGTGTATCTGAGCATGGCACACGAAGATCATTAA
- the atpE gene encoding F0F1 ATP synthase subunit C — MDVLGLKYIAVALMMGLAALGTGIGFSILGGKFLESSARQPELAPQLQVKMFIVAGLLDAIPMIAVGIGLYLLFAA; from the coding sequence ATGGACGTACTTGGCTTGAAATACATCGCTGTTGCTCTGATGATGGGCCTTGCAGCCCTGGGTACCGGTATCGGTTTCTCTATTCTAGGCGGCAAGTTCCTAGAAAGCTCTGCCCGTCAGCCTGAGCTGGCGCCACAACTGCAAGTAAAGATGTTCATCGTTGCAGGTTTGCTTGATGCGATTCCAATGATCGCAGTTGGTATCGGCTTGTACCTATTGTTCGCTGCATAA
- the atpF gene encoding F0F1 ATP synthase subunit B, with protein MSINATLFGQMIAFAVFVWFCMKYVWPPLISAIEERQKKIADGLADAERASKSLELAQNNAADKLKEAKQQATEILEQANRRKNQIVEEAQTEARGEREKILVQGRAEIEAERNRAQEELRKQVAVLAVAGAERILARSIDKAANADILDQLAKEL; from the coding sequence GTGAGTATCAACGCTACCTTGTTTGGACAAATGATCGCTTTTGCGGTGTTCGTGTGGTTCTGCATGAAATATGTGTGGCCACCGCTGATAAGTGCGATCGAAGAACGTCAGAAGAAAATTGCTGACGGCCTTGCTGACGCTGAACGTGCTTCAAAAAGCTTAGAATTGGCGCAAAATAATGCCGCGGATAAGTTAAAAGAAGCTAAGCAGCAAGCCACTGAAATTTTAGAGCAAGCTAACCGTCGCAAAAATCAGATTGTTGAAGAAGCACAAACTGAAGCGCGCGGTGAACGGGAAAAAATCCTCGTTCAAGGGCGAGCTGAAATTGAAGCTGAACGAAATCGAGCACAGGAAGAACTGCGTAAGCAGGTCGCGGTACTGGCTGTTGCTGGTGCTGAGCGAATTCTGGCTCGTTCGATCGATAAGGCTGCTAATGCCGATATCTTAGATCAGTTGGCTAAAGAGCTGTAA
- the atpH gene encoding F0F1 ATP synthase subunit delta: protein MSDLTTIARPYAKAAFDFAIENNTLSDWNEMLAFAAAVSSEPQVSTLLAAAGNAEKAAEVFNTLCDEQLNEHGRNLIKVMAENKRLQALPEVFRLYQILKAEHELEIDVYCTSNTDLDAAQKQAISQAMAVRLSRKVKLICNVDSTLLGGVVIKAGDLVIDNTIRGKLDRMADSLLS, encoded by the coding sequence ATGTCTGATTTGACTACGATTGCGCGCCCTTATGCTAAGGCAGCTTTTGACTTTGCTATTGAGAACAATACGCTGTCGGATTGGAACGAAATGTTAGCGTTTGCCGCTGCTGTTTCATCTGAGCCGCAGGTTTCAACATTACTGGCTGCTGCCGGTAATGCTGAAAAAGCAGCGGAGGTGTTTAACACTCTGTGCGACGAGCAACTCAACGAGCATGGTCGTAACTTGATCAAGGTAATGGCCGAAAACAAACGTCTTCAAGCACTACCAGAAGTGTTCCGCTTGTATCAGATTTTGAAAGCGGAGCATGAACTAGAGATTGACGTATACTGCACCTCAAACACCGATCTAGATGCTGCTCAAAAGCAAGCAATTAGTCAGGCAATGGCAGTACGTTTGTCACGTAAAGTTAAGTTGATTTGTAATGTAGACAGCACACTGCTTGGCGGTGTTGTGATCAAAGCTGGCGATTTGGTGATTGATAACACTATTCGCGGCAAGCTGGATCGCATGGCTGATTCATTACTGTCATAA
- the atpA gene encoding F0F1 ATP synthase subunit alpha: protein MQLNSNEISELIKKRIEKFDVASEARNEGTIVSVSDGIISINGLADVMLGEMIELPGNRFAMALNLERDSVGAVVLGSYEGLAEGQIVKGTGNILSVPVGRGLLGRVLNALGEPIDGKGPVEHDGYSPIEVIAPGVIERQSVDQPVETGYSAIDSMIPIGRGQRELIIGDRQTGKTAIAIDAIINQKRSGIKCVYVAIGQKNSTIANVVRKLEENGAMEYTTVVAASASEAAALQYLSAYSGCTMGEYFRDRGEDALIIYDDLSKQAVAYRQISLLLKRPPGREAYPGDVFYLHSRLLERAARVNADYVEKFTNGEVKGQTGSLTALPIIETQGGDVSAFVPTNVISITDGQIFLETDLFNSGIRPAVNPGISVSRVGGSAQTKVIKKLGGSVRTALAQFREVQAFAQFASDLDDATLQQLEHGQRVTELMKQKQYAPYSTALMAVSLYAAENGYLKDISLDKIGDFEAALHSYATSEHSKLIDTINETGAYSDDVASGLKTVLDGFVAGQSW, encoded by the coding sequence ATGCAACTGAATTCCAATGAGATCAGTGAGCTGATCAAAAAACGGATTGAGAAATTCGATGTTGCCAGTGAAGCCCGCAACGAAGGTACGATCGTATCTGTTAGCGATGGCATCATCAGCATCAACGGCCTAGCCGATGTGATGCTTGGCGAAATGATTGAATTGCCAGGCAATCGCTTTGCTATGGCATTGAACCTTGAGCGCGATTCTGTTGGCGCGGTTGTTTTGGGTTCTTATGAAGGTTTGGCTGAAGGTCAGATCGTTAAGGGAACAGGCAATATTCTTTCGGTTCCTGTCGGCCGAGGGTTGTTAGGCCGCGTTTTGAATGCCTTGGGTGAACCTATTGATGGTAAAGGCCCTGTTGAGCATGATGGTTACTCACCCATTGAGGTGATTGCACCGGGGGTTATTGAGCGTCAATCAGTTGATCAGCCTGTTGAAACAGGTTATTCAGCGATCGATTCGATGATTCCAATTGGTCGTGGCCAGCGTGAATTGATTATTGGCGACCGTCAAACCGGTAAAACTGCCATAGCAATTGATGCCATCATCAACCAAAAGCGTTCAGGTATTAAGTGTGTTTACGTTGCAATTGGCCAGAAAAACTCGACCATTGCAAATGTCGTACGTAAGCTCGAAGAGAACGGCGCTATGGAGTACACCACGGTGGTTGCGGCATCGGCTTCTGAAGCTGCTGCATTGCAATACTTGTCAGCCTACTCAGGTTGTACCATGGGTGAGTATTTCCGTGACCGTGGCGAAGATGCACTGATTATCTATGATGACTTGTCAAAACAAGCCGTTGCTTATCGTCAAATCTCTTTGCTGCTAAAACGCCCTCCGGGTCGTGAAGCCTACCCTGGTGATGTTTTCTATCTTCATAGTCGTTTGCTTGAGCGTGCAGCTCGTGTGAATGCTGACTACGTTGAGAAGTTCACTAATGGTGAAGTGAAAGGTCAGACAGGCTCATTGACTGCACTGCCAATTATTGAGACGCAAGGTGGCGACGTTTCAGCGTTCGTTCCAACCAACGTGATCTCTATTACCGATGGTCAGATCTTCCTTGAAACCGATTTGTTTAACTCAGGTATTCGTCCTGCGGTTAACCCTGGTATCTCGGTATCTCGTGTCGGTGGTTCTGCGCAGACCAAAGTGATTAAGAAACTAGGTGGTTCCGTTCGTACGGCTCTGGCACAGTTTCGCGAAGTTCAGGCATTTGCTCAATTTGCATCGGATCTAGATGATGCGACATTGCAGCAGCTTGAGCACGGTCAGCGAGTGACAGAGTTAATGAAACAGAAACAATATGCGCCGTACTCTACTGCGCTGATGGCTGTTTCGTTGTATGCCGCTGAGAATGGTTACCTCAAGGATATATCACTCGACAAAATCGGTGACTTTGAAGCGGCGTTGCACTCTTACGCGACTAGCGAGCACAGCAAGTTGATAGACACCATCAACGAAACCGGCGCATACAGCGATGATGTTGCCAGTGGTTTGAAGACGGTTCTTGATGGCTTCGTGGCTGGTCAAAGCTGGTAA